The following coding sequences lie in one Rutidosis leptorrhynchoides isolate AG116_Rl617_1_P2 chromosome 4, CSIRO_AGI_Rlap_v1, whole genome shotgun sequence genomic window:
- the LOC139841284 gene encoding uncharacterized protein: MAKWAIELGEHEISFSPRSAVKGKVLADYLAETVGDIEVSHESKEIPPPPEQLWEMHTDGACGPEGAGEGVVIKSPEGEEYTFAMRFSFPVTNNEAEYEALLSGMRVAKYLEVKELSVYVDSQLVANQFNEIFEAHNESMQKYLKLVQELAVDFDLFQITQVSRTLNKKADALNSSEARKIKMKAPMYLLDKGILYRKSFLGPHLWCLNPTQAESIIREVHEGMCSSDITGRQCTEMPQG; encoded by the exons atggccaaatgggctattgaattgggAGAGCATGAAATAAGCTTCTCACCACGAAGTGCGGTAAAAGGGAAAGTCCTAGCAGATTATCTAGCTGAAACAGTCGGAGATATCGAAGTCTCgcatgaatcaaaagaaataccacctccgCCCGAACAGCTGTGGGAAATGCACACAGACGGGGCTTGTGGCCCAGAAGGCGCAGGGGAAGGAGTAGTCATAAAAAGTCCAGAAGGAGAGGAATATACCTTCGCAATGCGATTCAGCTTCCCTGTCACAAATAATGAAGCTGAATATGAAGCATTGTTATCTGGGATGCGGGTAGCAAAATATCTGGAGGTTAAAGAACTGTCAGTATATGTTGATTCGCAGTTAGTTGCAAACCAATTTAACGAAATATTCGAGGCACACAATGAATCAATGCAAAAATACTTAAAGCTTGTGCAAGAGCTAGCAGTTGACTTCGATTTATTCCAGATAACTCAGGTTTCGAGGACGCTGAATaaaaaggcggatgcgctaa ATTCAAGTGAAGCAAGAAAGATTAAGATGAAAGCACCAATGTATCTATTAGACAAAGGAATTCTATATAGAAAGTCTTTTCTGGGACCTCATTTGTGGTGCCTTAATCCAACTCAAGCAGAGTCAATCATACGGGAAGTACACGAGGGAATGTGCAGCTCGGATATTACTGGGCGTCAATGTACAGAGATGCCGCAGGGGTAA